Within Sphingobium sp. KCTC 72723, the genomic segment GGTTCGATGATGGCGGGCGGCGGGGGCGGGACGTCCTGCGGCGTGGCGATCTGGCTCGCGGCGATCAGCGGGATGGCAAAAAACTGGAGCGGCACGCGGCGATTCCCTTGGTGATGGGTTGTTCAGAGGGTCTTTGCCCTCGCCTCTCCTATGTGCGCTCTTTCATGCCACGCATGGATGGCAGGTGAACGGTTGCGATAGCGTCACAAAAAATATGGCCGCACCTGTCGGGCGCGGCCATATTTCGTAGTGACGGGAGCGAAAGGTCAGGCGGCGGCGCGCCGTTCCTTCAGTTCCTCGTTCAGCATTTCGGCGAGCAGGAAGGCCAGTTCCAGGCTCTGCGCCGCGTTCAAACGCGGATCGCAATGGGTGTGGTAACGGTCGGCCAGACCTTCGTCGGTGATGGCAATCGCGCCGCCGGTGCATTCGGTGACGTTCTGGCCCGTCATTTCGGCATGGATGCCGCCACCAAAGCTGCCCTCGGCGCGATGGACGGCGAAGAAGCCGCGCACTTCGGTCAGGATGCGTTCGAACGGGCGCGTCTTGTAGCCATTGGCCGCCTTGACGACATTGCCGTGCATCGGGTCGCACGACCAGATCACGGGATGGCCTTCGCGCATGACCGCACGGACCAGCTTGGGCAGGCCCGCCTCGATCTTGTCATGGCCATAGCGGGTGATCAGCGTGATGCGCCCGGCTTCGCGCGCCGGGTTCAACGTGTCGAGCAGGCGCAGCAGCGCATCCGGTTCCAGCGTCGGGCCGCATTTCAGACCAATCGGATTGCCGATGCCGCGCAGATATTCGACATGGGCGGACCCTTCGAAGCGGGTGCGGTCGCCGATCCACAGCATATGCGCCGACGTGTCATACCAGTCGCCGGTAAGGCTGTCCTGCCGCGTCAGCGCCTGTTCGAACGGCAGCAGCAACGCTTCATGGCTGGTATAGAAGCTGGTCCCGCCAAGCTGCGGCACCGTTTCTGCCGACAGGCCGCAGGCGCGCATGAAGTCGAGCGCCTGGCCGATCTGGTCGGCCATCTGTTCGAACTTCGCGGCCCATGGGGAACGGCCCATGAAATCCAGCATCCAGCCATGGACGCGGTCCAGGCTGGCATAGCCGCCGGTCGAGAAGGCGCGCAGCAGGTTGAGCGTCGCGGCCGACTGATTATAGGCCTGCACCATCCGCTGCGGGTCCGGCTCGCGCCCTTCCGCCGTGAAGGCGATGTCGTTGACATTGTCGCCGCGATAACTGGGCAATTCGACCCCGTCGATGACTTCGGTATCGGCCGAGCGGGGCTTGGCGAACTGGCCCGCCATGCGGCCGACCTTCACCACCGGCAGCTTCGACGCGAAAGTCAGCACGACCGCCATCTGGAGCAGCACGCGGAACGTGTCGCGAATGTTGTTCGGGTGGAATTCCGCGAAACTTTCCGCGCAATCGCCGCCCTGCAACAAAAAGGCTTCGCCGGCCGCGACCTTGGCCAGGTCGGCCTTCAAATTGCGTGCCTCGCCCGCAAAGACGAGGGGCGGAAACTGTCCGAGCTGGGCCTCTACCGACGCCAATGCGCCTGCATCCCGATAAAAAGGCATTTGAATGCCCTTTTGGCTCCGCCAGCTATCCGGCGTCCACTTCGCCGCCACGTCGAGTCTCCTTAGGTCACGTTAAAATAGGGGGCGCACCTACGCTGTCACGGATGGCAAGGCAAGATTGTACCAGTTGGACCATGGAGCCGCGCAATAATTTGTCTGTTTCCGCGATGTGCCTATTTCTGGCAGGGGTAGCGTTCGTTGAGCGCCACGCTGACCAGCACCGACGCGGGGCCGCGCCGCTGGTCGGGCAAGCGTTCCAGATAGGCGACGACCGCCCGCCGGGCGTCGTCCGCGCTCATCCGCTGGGGCCAGCAGACCTGCCGCCCGCGCCCGATGAACAGATCCTTGCGGATGCCGTCCACCACGCCGACGATATAGGCCGTGCAGGCCAGGCTATATTCGGGTGCTTTGTTGCGGCATTTGGCCAGCAGGCTGGTGCCGCTTTCGAACATGAAGGGGGCCGTCGGCGAATCCGCAGCGGTGAGGGGGGACGCCGCCAACAGGGCAGCGGGCAACGCAACGAAAAGTGCGCGCATAGGGTAGATGTTCCTGCGACCGGAGTGTGTCGGCCATTGGCATGGCCTTTGTCCGACCATGCGCGCGTCTGCCGATCCTGTCCAACCGTTCCGGCGCATCGCCGCAACGGTCCGGCTCAGGGCGAACGGCGCAAGATTTACTGCGGAGCCTTGGCCGTGAAGGCGAAGGTCAGCGCCACCTGTGGCGCAAGGCCGGTGCTGCTGTCGCCATTGCCCACGCCAAAGGATGCGCGGGCGATAGTGGCGCTGCCCGATACCTTGCGGGTCGGACCTTCGCCGGTCAGGGTGAAGCGGATGCTCTGCGCTTTGCTGATGCCTTTCAGGCTGAGCAACCCCCTTGCCCGGTAGGCGTTGGGTCCGGTGCGTTCCGCGCCCTTTGCGGTGAAGGTCGCGGTCGGATGCGCGGCGATGCTGAAAAATTCGTCGCCCGGCAGCATCCCGTCCTTATAGGCGTCACCCACGCTGGCGCTGGCCATGTCGATCGTCACCTTGATGTCCGCGCTGTCGGGATGGTCGGGGTCCATGACGATCGCGGCGGTCCATTTGCCAAAGCTGCCGCTGATGGTTTCGCCGTCATTGCCGACGGAAAAGCCGATCCGCCCGCCCGGCTGCACCGTCCATGCCGGTGGTGGCCCTGCGGCTTCTTCGACAGGTTCCGCAATGGCATTTGCGACAACGTTTTCAGGCGTGGCTTCGGCGACATTGGCCGGTTCGGCAATGGGTTCCGGCGCGACTGGGGCAGGAGCCGCCACGCTGGCAGGCGCTGCGCCGGGCAGGATGGCACGACCGGCCAGAAAGCCGACAAGGATCAGCGCAGGCAGGCCAATGAGCAGCGCGGTCGACCGCCCCGGCACCATCCGCCAGATCAGCCCGTCGCGCATCAGGAAATGATGGCGCAGCGCCCCGGCGACATGCAGCGCGACCAGCGCGATGCCGATCCAGGCGATCAGGCCATGGCTACCCTTCGCCAGCCCATGGACGGACGCAGGCAGCGGAAGGTGGGGCAGGGGAATGGCGCCAAAGATCAGCGTCGGCACCTTGACCTTCGCGGTCGATACCAGCGCCCAGCCGGTCAGCGGCCCGGCAATCATGAAGGCGTAAAGGCCCAGATGCACGCCCGACGCCAATGCGCCCTGCCAGCCGCCCTCCAATTTTGCCGGGCGCGGTTTCCAGTAACGCACCGCGACCCGCACCAGCGTCAGGGCCAGGATCATGATGCCGACCGACTTGTGCAGTTGATAGAGCGAAAAGCCGCGCGCCCCCAGACCCTCCAGCGCCCAGCCGACGCTGATCTGGAAAGCGATCAGGGCAGCGATGGCCCAGTGCAGGATGATGGCAGTCAGGCTGTAGCGTTGCATGTAAGGTTCCGGGGATCGTGGCGCAGGCGAAGCTATGGTGCGGGCGGACCCAAGTCCATCGGCCCAACTGGAAACATTGCGTTGCCGCTGCGCAATCGCCATTGTGTCATAAAGGTCGCAACTCCTGCAATTTTACCGGCGCGATTGCATCACTGGCTGTCGCGGGTAAGAGGCAGGCAGAAAATAGTGAGGGAAAATCAGGACATGGCCAAACCCGAATCCTGGCGGTTCACTCCGCAAGCCTATCGCTTCGTGACCAGCATCGACACGCGGTTTCAGGATCTCGATACGATGGGTCACATCAACAATGTGGCGATTTCCGGCATTTTCGAAACCGCGCGCATCCGGTTTCACCATCATATGGGCCGTCATCCGCAGGAACAGGGCGTCCGCTGGCTGGTCGCCAACGTCAATCTGAACTTCATCGAGGAATCGCACTTCCCCTATCCGTTCGAGGTGCATTGCGCGATCGGCCATATCGGCCGCACCAGCTGGACGATCAGCTCGGCCGGGTTCCAAAAGGGCGTGTGCGTCGCGACCTGCGACACCACCGTCGTCACCCATGGCACCGAAGGCCGCCGCGAAATCGACGAGACGCTGCGCGAAGCGATGGAACTGAACTTCATCCGGCAGCCTGAATAGAGTCGGTTTTGTGGCTATTACTTCGCGGCGCTCGCAAGGATGCCGTCACCGAAAACCGTGCATCCGCCGTGCCCATTGGAATGCGATGACGGCACCCTTGGCCGGCTGAATCATCGCAGCGGCCAATAGCACCGCCAGCGTCGGCCAGATCGCGGCCTGCCACCCCAGCGGAATGGAAAGCGCGCTGTTCACCTCGATCATCAGCGGGACCAATATGTGGCCCAGCAACAGAATGACGATATAGGACGGAAAATCGTCGGCCTGATGCGTGTCCCAGCGCTGGCCGCAATGGGTGCAGGCGGGCGTGGGTTTCAGGAAACGGGCAAACATCCGCCCTTCGCCACAGGCCGGGCATTTTCCGCGCAGCGCAAGGGCCAGCGCTGGCCCGAACGGGCGGTCTGGTGCAGGATCGGGTGGCAGGCCAGTCATGGGCGCGGGGGTAGGGGTTCGCCCGCGATGACGCAACATGGGATAATCCCCGATGGCCCTTCCGCCCTGCGCAAAGCCTGTTAAGACACCGCCATGCGTCTGCCCGGCCCGTCCGAAATCTTTGCCCTGTTCGATGATGCGCGCCCGCGTGGTGCGGCGGCGGCGCGGCTGTATCGCGATCCTGTAGAGGTTATCGCGGCCTATAGCATGGCGCAGGTCCAGCCCGCGCTCGACCGTCTGGCCGACGCGCGGGAGGCCGGGCTGCATGTCGCAGGCTATATGGCCTATGAAGCGGGTCTGGCGCTGGAGGACCGGCTGGCGCCGATCGCGCGCCGGCGGCAGGTAGATGCGCCTGATGCAGCGCCTCTGCTGTGGTTCGGTCTGTTCGAAGGGGTGCGCCTGATCGCGCCTGATGCGGTAGCCGCGCTGCTGCCCGATCCGGCGGATGCGCAGGTGGGACCGTTGCGGCCGCTGGTGGATGAAGCAGCCTATGGCGCGGCCTTTGGCCAGGTGCAGGATTATATCCGCGCAGGTGACATTTATCAGGTCAACCTGACCTTCCCCTGCGAAGTGGATCTGTCGGGCGATCCGATGGCGCTTTATGCCGCGATCCGCCCGCGCGGCGCAGCGGGCTATGGCGGGGTGATGCGCACCGGGGATCAGGCGATCCTGTCCTTTTCGCCCGAACTCTTCTTCACGCTGGTACGCGGCCAGTTGACCGCGCGGCCGATGAAGGGGACGGCGGCCCGCCATCCCGATCCGCAACAGGACGCCGCCCTTGCCCGCTGGTTGCAGGACGATGCCAAGCAGCGCGCCGAAAATCTGATGATCGTGGACCTGTTGCGCAACGACCTGTCGCGCGTATCGCGCGCGGGCAGCGTGACTGTGCCGGACTTGTTCAAGGTCGAAAGCTACCCGACCGTTCATCAACTGGTGTCCACCGTGCGGGCGCGGGTGCTGCCGGGGCTGTCGCCGGTGGATGTGCTGCGCGTGCTGTTTCCCTGCGGCTCGATCACCGGCGCGCCCAAGGTGCGGGCGATGGAAATTATCGACGCGGTCGAACCCCATGCGCGCGGCGTCTACACTGGCACGATGGGCTGGATCGACCCGGATGGCGACGCGGCTTTCAACGTCGCCATCCGCACGCTGAGCGTCCGCGAGGGAGCGGGCGTGGGGCGGCTGGGTCTGGGTTCCGGCATCGTTGCCGATTCGCAACTGTCGGCGGAATGGGCTGAATGTCTGGCCAAGGGTCGATTTCTCGTTCCTGCCTGATGAGCCTGCTTGACTTGGGCGCGGGCAACCGCTTGGAATGGCTGCAATGTCACTGGCCGATGGACGCTTTGATCTGCTCGAAACCATGGCCTTCGACCCGATCGAAGGCATAAGGTTGCTGGAGCTGCACCTTGAACGGGTCAAGGCGAGCGCCGACGCGCTTGGCTTTGCCTTCGATCGCCATGGCCTGCGCAACGAATTGCAGGCCGCCACCTTTCGTCTGCGCGAACGCAGCCGGGTGCGGTTGATGGTGTCGCGCGGCGGCGCGGTAGCGATAGAAGTGCGCGATCATCGCGCCTGGCCCGGCGCGATCGTGCCGGTAAAGATGGTGCCGCGCCATGCGCCTGCCGACGACCTGCGGCTGCTGCACAAGACGACCGATCGGTCGCTCTACCGCGACGCGCTCAAACGGGGCGGCACCTATGAAGTGGGGCTGATCGACGCAAAGGGTTATGTGACCGAAGGCTGCTTCTCGTCCATCTTCGTGGAACGGGGCGAAAAGCTGGTCACCCCGCCGCTCAGCCGGGGCGTATTGCCCGGCATCCTGCGCCGAAGCCTGATCGACATGGGCGAAGCGGTGGAAGCGGACCTGCGCGTCCATGATCTGGACGGCGGTTTCTTCATCGGCAACGCCGCGCGCGGCATGGTGGCCGCTACGCTGGCGCATTAGCCGCGCTTTCCTGCCGTAAAGCCTTTCATCGCCAACTGGCGGTTGCCCCTGCGTCCGTTGCGCATTAAGGACCGCCGCGTCTGCTTTATGAGCAGATACGCGATGTTTGAGAAAGATTATTGCCATGAGCCTGACTTCCGCTGCCCTCGGCCGTATCCAGCCCTCCGCCACGCTCGCCATGAGCGCGCGGGTGAATGCGCTTAAAGCCGATGGCGTGGACGTGATTGGACTGTCGGCGGGCGAACCCGATTTCGATACGCCCGATTTCGTCAAGGAAGCGGGCATCGCCGCGATTCGCAACAACCTCACGCGCTATACCGACGTGGACGGCACCGCCGACGTC encodes:
- a CDS encoding class II 3-deoxy-7-phosphoheptulonate synthase → MAAKWTPDSWRSQKGIQMPFYRDAGALASVEAQLGQFPPLVFAGEARNLKADLAKVAAGEAFLLQGGDCAESFAEFHPNNIRDTFRVLLQMAVVLTFASKLPVVKVGRMAGQFAKPRSADTEVIDGVELPSYRGDNVNDIAFTAEGREPDPQRMVQAYNQSAATLNLLRAFSTGGYASLDRVHGWMLDFMGRSPWAAKFEQMADQIGQALDFMRACGLSAETVPQLGGTSFYTSHEALLLPFEQALTRQDSLTGDWYDTSAHMLWIGDRTRFEGSAHVEYLRGIGNPIGLKCGPTLEPDALLRLLDTLNPAREAGRITLITRYGHDKIEAGLPKLVRAVMREGHPVIWSCDPMHGNVVKAANGYKTRPFERILTEVRGFFAVHRAEGSFGGGIHAEMTGQNVTECTGGAIAITDEGLADRYHTHCDPRLNAAQSLELAFLLAEMLNEELKERRAAA
- a CDS encoding Rap1a/Tai family immunity protein gives rise to the protein MRALFVALPAALLAASPLTAADSPTAPFMFESGTSLLAKCRNKAPEYSLACTAYIVGVVDGIRKDLFIGRGRQVCWPQRMSADDARRAVVAYLERLPDQRRGPASVLVSVALNERYPCQK
- a CDS encoding cytochrome b/b6 domain-containing protein, whose protein sequence is MQRYSLTAIILHWAIAALIAFQISVGWALEGLGARGFSLYQLHKSVGIMILALTLVRVAVRYWKPRPAKLEGGWQGALASGVHLGLYAFMIAGPLTGWALVSTAKVKVPTLIFGAIPLPHLPLPASVHGLAKGSHGLIAWIGIALVALHVAGALRHHFLMRDGLIWRMVPGRSTALLIGLPALILVGFLAGRAILPGAAPASVAAPAPVAPEPIAEPANVAEATPENVVANAIAEPVEEAAGPPPAWTVQPGGRIGFSVGNDGETISGSFGKWTAAIVMDPDHPDSADIKVTIDMASASVGDAYKDGMLPGDEFFSIAAHPTATFTAKGAERTGPNAYRARGLLSLKGISKAQSIRFTLTGEGPTRKVSGSATIARASFGVGNGDSSTGLAPQVALTFAFTAKAPQ
- a CDS encoding acyl-CoA thioesterase translates to MAKPESWRFTPQAYRFVTSIDTRFQDLDTMGHINNVAISGIFETARIRFHHHMGRHPQEQGVRWLVANVNLNFIEESHFPYPFEVHCAIGHIGRTSWTISSAGFQKGVCVATCDTTVVTHGTEGRREIDETLREAMELNFIRQPE
- a CDS encoding DUF983 domain-containing protein; the protein is MTGLPPDPAPDRPFGPALALALRGKCPACGEGRMFARFLKPTPACTHCGQRWDTHQADDFPSYIVILLLGHILVPLMIEVNSALSIPLGWQAAIWPTLAVLLAAAMIQPAKGAVIAFQWARRMHGFR
- the pabB gene encoding aminodeoxychorismate synthase component I, producing the protein MRLPGPSEIFALFDDARPRGAAAARLYRDPVEVIAAYSMAQVQPALDRLADAREAGLHVAGYMAYEAGLALEDRLAPIARRRQVDAPDAAPLLWFGLFEGVRLIAPDAVAALLPDPADAQVGPLRPLVDEAAYGAAFGQVQDYIRAGDIYQVNLTFPCEVDLSGDPMALYAAIRPRGAAGYGGVMRTGDQAILSFSPELFFTLVRGQLTARPMKGTAARHPDPQQDAALARWLQDDAKQRAENLMIVDLLRNDLSRVSRAGSVTVPDLFKVESYPTVHQLVSTVRARVLPGLSPVDVLRVLFPCGSITGAPKVRAMEIIDAVEPHARGVYTGTMGWIDPDGDAAFNVAIRTLSVREGAGVGRLGLGSGIVADSQLSAEWAECLAKGRFLVPA
- a CDS encoding aminotransferase class IV → MSLADGRFDLLETMAFDPIEGIRLLELHLERVKASADALGFAFDRHGLRNELQAATFRLRERSRVRLMVSRGGAVAIEVRDHRAWPGAIVPVKMVPRHAPADDLRLLHKTTDRSLYRDALKRGGTYEVGLIDAKGYVTEGCFSSIFVERGEKLVTPPLSRGVLPGILRRSLIDMGEAVEADLRVHDLDGGFFIGNAARGMVAATLAH